In Oryzias latipes chromosome 15, ASM223467v1, the following proteins share a genomic window:
- the grem2 gene encoding gremlin-2 codes for MLWRITIPVILAGVLCITAESKKTRPQGSIPSPHKSKGNLSAERQHKLLQPKPEVLSSSREALVVTERRYLRRDWCKTQPLRQTISEDGCHSRTVVNRFCYGQCNSFYIPRHMGPSSNQGHSRGKASGSGRKSHNKVQEPFQSCAFCRPHRITQLTVQLDCPDLQPPFRHRKVQRVKQCRCMSVDVSGHGKL; via the coding sequence ATGCTTTGGAGAATAACCATTCCTGTCATACTGGCTGGGGTGCTCTGCATTACAGCAGAGAGCAAAAAGACCCGTCCCCAGGGCTCCATCCCATCACCGCACAAGTCTAAAGGTAacctttctgcagagcgtcagcACAAACTGTTGCAGCCGAAACCAGAGGTGCTTTCCTCCAGCAGAGAGGCCTTGGTTGTGACGGAGCGGCGCTACCTCCGCAGAGACTGGTGCAAGACTCAGCCCCTCCGTCAGACCATAAGTGAAGACGGCTGCCACAGCCGCACGGTGGTCAATCGCTTTTGCTACGGCCAGTGTAACTCATTCTACATCCCACGCCATATGGGCCCCAGCTCCAATCAGGGACACAGTCGAGGCAAGGCCTCTGGCTCGGGAAGAAAGAGCCACAACAAAGTTCAGGAACCTTTTCAGTCCTGCGCCTTCTGCAGGCCTCATCGCATCACACAGCTGACGGTGCAACTGGACTGCCCAGATCTGCAGCCCCCTTTCAGGCACCGTAAGGTGCAGCGGGTCAAACAGTGCCGCTGCATGTCTGTGGATGTGAGCGGCCATGGCAAACTGTGA